The sequence below is a genomic window from Oscillospiraceae bacterium.
CCATGCTGACCCCGGGGGGCCGCGCGGCGGTGACCAGCTTCTTCAGCAGGAATTTTGAGGACCACACGGTGTTCGGCTTTGTGGACCCCGCCGCGGGCACCCAGTCCCCGGAGCCGGAGGCGGGGATCTACGTGCCGTCCTACGTGCCCGAGGGCTACAAGCAGAAGGAGTGGAGCCAGGACGACGACTTCGGCACGGTCCGGGCCTGGTACGAGGGGGCCTGCGACCTGTACTACATCAACTATATGTGCTTCCCGCTGGCCCACGCGCCCACCATCGCCGTGGACAACGAGCACTCGGAGGAGAAGCAGATTGAGATCAACGGCGTGCCCGCCAAGCTGCTGGAGGGCAACGTCCCCTTCACGTACGACGTGGAGGAGGCGGACGGGAGCACGCGCACGGTGGAGTACTACACCTCCTTCCTGGTCTGGACGGACGAGGAGGCGGGCTACGGCTTCTTCCTGATGGGCACCTGCCCGGCCGGGGATCTGGTGGCCGTGGCGGAGGGCCTGGAGTGGCGGGCATCTTAAGATCTAATTAAGATCAACATTTTCCGCTTGCGCGGTGGGTGTTCCACGGTTTAAAATGAGTGTCTGCGGACGGCCCACCCCGCCGGGGTGGGCCGTCAAATCTATTTCCCAAGAGGTCAAACGCAATGGATACGATACAACTGCAACCGGAACAAAAGAGGCTCCTCCTGGCGCTGCGCCGGGGCTGGCAATGGCGGGGCGGAATTGTGCTGGCCTGCGTGCTGGCGGGGCTGCTGCTGTGGGGCTTCCCCCTGTGGGGCGCGCTGGCCTGGGCCCTGGGCCTGGGCCTGCTGGGCGCGCTGGAGCTCCGGGTGGGCGAGCGGGCGGAGGCCGCGATTTCCCGCGTCCTGTTCGCGCTGATGCCCCCCATGGCCTACACCCTGGTGGAGATCCTCAACTACAACAACCCCTGGACCGACTTCTCCGCCCTGCAGATCTGCCTGAACCTGGCCTGGTACTACCTGCTGGCCGTGGCCTTTTACCTGGTGGGCGGGCGGCGGAACCTGGCGGCCAAGCTGGCCGTGGCCGTGGGCTGGGCGTGGGGCATGGCCAACCACTACGTCATCTCCTTCCGGGGGCGGACCATCTTCCCCGGGGACTTCCTCACCCTGCGCACCGCCGCCAACGTGGCGGGCAACTATGACTACACCCCCGACCTGACCCAGGTGGTTACGGGGCTGGTGCTGCTGGCGTGCCTGCTGCTCATCTCCCTGCTGCCCCGGCGGAAGGGCCGCGGCAGGATTCCGCTGAAGCTGGCCCTGCCCGCCCTGGGGGTGGGGGCGGCCTTCCTGGTGCTCTTCTTCTCCACCAACTTCCTCTCCTGGGCGGGGATCGAGCCCTCCATGTGGACCACCCGGGGCAACGGGCTGGCCCTCAACTTCTCGGTCTGCCTGCGCTACAGCCGGGTGGACGCGCCGGAGGGCTACTCGAAGGAGGCTCTGGCGGCCCTGCGGACGGAGCACCCGTCCGATGCCGCCGCCGTACCGGCGGCGGGGGACGGGGAACAGCGGCCCGTCAACCTCATCGTCATTATGAACGAGTCCTTCTCCGACCTGGGGGTCATCCCCGGCGTGGAGGCCAACCGGGACTGGATGCCCTACTGGCGCTCCCTCAGCGAGAACACCATCAAGGGGTACGCCTACGCCTCGGTGTTCGGCGGCACCACCGCCAACTCGGAGTACGAGTTTCTCACCGGCAACACCACCGCCTTCCTCCCGGCAGGCACGGTGCCCTTCCAGATGTACGTCTCGGACGGCGACCCCTCCCTGGTCTCCCAGATGAAGGCCCTGGGCTACTCCACCCTGGCCATGCATCCCTACCTGTCCTCCGGGTGGAACCGCATCCCGGTGTACAACGACTTCGGCTTTGACCGCTACATGTTCGAGGGGGACTTCACGAACCGGCAGTACATGCGCAACTACGTCACCGACCGCAGCGACTATGAAAACCTCATCGCGCAGTACGAGGCCAAGGCGCCGGGGGAGCCGATGTTCATCTTCAACGTCACCATGCAGAACCACAGCGCCTACAACGTGCCCTGGAGCGGGCTGGAAAAGACCACCTGGCTGACGGGAAAGTTTGAAAACCGCTTTTCCACCGTGGACCAGTACTTATCCCTCATCTACCAGAGCGACCTGGCCCTGGAGTATCTGCTGGACTACTTCGCCCAGGTGGAGGAGCCCACCATGGTGGTCATGTTCGGCGACCACCAGCCCCAGGTGGCCACCAATTTCTACACCGAGGCCCTGGGGGGCGGTGCGGAGGGGCTGGACACGGCCACCGCTCAGCTCAAGCAGATGGTGCCCTTCCTGATCTGGGCCAACTACGACATACCGGAGGCGGACGGGGTGGAGCTCTCCCTCAACTACCTGTCCACCCTGGTGGCCAAGACCGCCAACCTGCCCCTGACGGGCTACCAGAAGTTCCTGGACGCGCTGTACCGGGAGGTGAGCGTGGTGAACGCCGTGGGGTTCCGGGACGCGCAGGGCAACTGGGCGGCGGAGCAGGAGGCGCTGGGCGCGCAGGCGCGCGGCGCCCTGGAGCGGTACCGGGAGCTGCTGTACAACAACATTTTTGATAAAAACGACCGGATCGACGGATTTTTTGAATTAAGCGAGTAAGAAAACAGGGACGGCCCGCCGGTTTGGCGGGCCGTCCCTGTTCAGCGTTGTTGCCGCAGGCCCGCCGCAATCCGTTTTACCCCCGTACCGTAGGGGCGATTCACGAATCGCCCGACCACCGTCGGCCGCCTTTTCCGCCTGGCTACCTGTTCTCAGTGTAGCGCCCAGATCCAGCGGAAGGCGAAGCGCCGGGGGGCGGAGAGCAGCACGTCGGCCCGTTCGGCCTGGTTTTGAGCCTCCTCCGCCATGGCGTCCCGCTCCTCCGCGCTCAGGGTGTGGGGGCTGAACCGGGCCTTTTGGGCCAGGGCCAGGCAGGCGGGGGTAATCTCCCCGCCCCAGGGCTCCAGCCGTTTCAGGTAGCGGTAGGCCGCGATCACCGCCCCGTTGGCGTCCTCCCCCCGAAAGCGCCGCCTGCGCAGCGCGCGGCGGACGCGGCGGCGGGCCCACA
It includes:
- a CDS encoding sulfatase, with amino-acid sequence MDTIQLQPEQKRLLLALRRGWQWRGGIVLACVLAGLLLWGFPLWGALAWALGLGLLGALELRVGERAEAAISRVLFALMPPMAYTLVEILNYNNPWTDFSALQICLNLAWYYLLAVAFYLVGGRRNLAAKLAVAVGWAWGMANHYVISFRGRTIFPGDFLTLRTAANVAGNYDYTPDLTQVVTGLVLLACLLLISLLPRRKGRGRIPLKLALPALGVGAAFLVLFFSTNFLSWAGIEPSMWTTRGNGLALNFSVCLRYSRVDAPEGYSKEALAALRTEHPSDAAAVPAAGDGEQRPVNLIVIMNESFSDLGVIPGVEANRDWMPYWRSLSENTIKGYAYASVFGGTTANSEYEFLTGNTTAFLPAGTVPFQMYVSDGDPSLVSQMKALGYSTLAMHPYLSSGWNRIPVYNDFGFDRYMFEGDFTNRQYMRNYVTDRSDYENLIAQYEAKAPGEPMFIFNVTMQNHSAYNVPWSGLEKTTWLTGKFENRFSTVDQYLSLIYQSDLALEYLLDYFAQVEEPTMVVMFGDHQPQVATNFYTEALGGGAEGLDTATAQLKQMVPFLIWANYDIPEADGVELSLNYLSTLVAKTANLPLTGYQKFLDALYREVSVVNAVGFRDAQGNWAAEQEALGAQARGALERYRELLYNNIFDKNDRIDGFFELSE